In Streptomyces sclerotialus, the DNA window CGGCGTCCGCACCAGGGTCAGGGCAGGGCGACGGAGACGAGGCGGACCGTGTGCGACTGCGGACGTGTCCGAAGGCGAACGGGGATGGCTTGACGGTTACCGTCGTGCGCTCGGCAGGTCGGGAGGTGATGCGCGGGGGGCCGGGGCGGCCGGATATGACGGCGGACCAGGAGGGTGATCATGGTCCAGATGAGGTGAGCCTCGCTGTGGGAGATCAGCCGTTCGTGGTCCCTCACGTGTCGGCGGGCCCGCAAAATGATCCACGAAATCGCGCGCTCGACGCGCCACCGCTTTGCCAGGACGGCGAAGCCGTCCTGGTCCTCGCGGCGAGGGACGGTGTGCAGCGCGATGCCGAGGAAGGACTTCGTCCAGGGGATGAGTTCACCACCGTAGGTGTAGTCGGCCCAGGCAACGGTCACCTCCGGACGGGCGAGGCGGAGGCGGAGGCGGAGGCGGAAGAGAAGGTCCCGGAATCT includes these proteins:
- a CDS encoding transposase; amino-acid sequence: MTVAWADYTYGGELIPWTKSFLGIALHTVPRREDQDGFAVLAKRWRVERAISWIILRARRHVRDHERLISHSEAHLIWTMITLLVRRHIRPPRPPAHHLPTCRAHDGNRQAIPVRLRTRPQSHTVRLVSVALP